A DNA window from Arachis hypogaea cultivar Tifrunner chromosome 18, arahy.Tifrunner.gnm2.J5K5, whole genome shotgun sequence contains the following coding sequences:
- the LOC112769376 gene encoding UDP-D-apiose/UDP-D-xylose synthase 2, with protein MASSRVDLDGNPIKPITICMIGAGGFIGSHLCEKLMTETPHTVLALDVYNDKIKHLLEPETNPWHGRINFHRLNIKHDSRLEGLIKMADLTINLAAICTPADYNTRPLDTIYSNFIDALPVVKYCSENNKRLIHFSTCEVYGKTIGSFLPKDSPLRKDPAYYVLKEDESPCIFGSIEKQRWSYACAKQLIERLIYAEGAENGLEFTIVRPFNWIGPRMDFIPGIDGPSEGVPRVLACFSNNLLRKEPLKLVDGGQSQRTFVYIKDAIEAVLLMIENPARANGHIFNVGNPNNEVTVRQLGEMMVKVYSKVSGDPPLENATVDVSSKEFYGEGYDDSDKRIPDMTIINRQLGWNPKTSLWDLLESTLTYQHRTYAEAIKKVIAKPVAS; from the exons atGGCTTCCTCGAGAGTGGATCTAGATGGGAACCCAATAAAGCCCATAACGATTTGCATGATCGGTGCCGGAGGTTTCATAGGCTCCCACCTCTGCGAGAAGCTCATGACGGAGACGCCGCACACGGTGCTCGCTTTGGACGTTTACAACGACAAGATCAAGCACCTCTTGGAGCCTGAAACGAATCCATGGCATGGTAGAATCAACTTCCACCGCCTCAACATCAAGCACGATTCGAGGCTCGAAGGTCTTATCAAAATGGCAGATCTG ACGATTAATTTGGCTGCTATATGCACTCCTGCGGATTACAACACGCGCCCTTTGGACACCATTTATAGCAACTTCATCGATGCACTTCCAGTG GTGAAGTACTGTTCTGAAAACAACAAGCGTCTCATTCATTTCTCGACTTGTGAAGTGTATGGGAAAACCATTGGGAGCTTTCTCCCTAAGGATAGCCCGCTTCGTAAG GATCCTGCATACTATGTACTTAAAGAAGATGAGTCTCCATGCATTTTTGGTTCCATTGAAAAGCAGAGATGGTCTTATGCCTGTGCAAAGCAGTTGATTGAGAGGCTGATTTATG CTGAGGGTGCTGAAAATGGTTTGGAGTTCACAATTGTGCGACCCTTTAATTGGATTGGACCACGAATGGATTTCATTCCCGGCATTGATGGTCCAAGTGAAGGTGTTCCTCGTGTTCTGGCATGCTTTAGCAAT AATCTCCTGAGGAAAGAGCCCCTAAAGCTTGTGGATGGTGGTCAATCCCAGAGGACTTTTGTTTATATTAAGGATGCTATTGAAGCTGTCTTGTTGATGATT GAAAATCCTGCTAGGGCTAATGGACACATCTTTAATGTTGGTAACCCAAACAATGAGGTTACAGTTAGGCAGCTTGGGGAAATGATGGTTAAG GTTTACTCTAAGGTAAGTGGAGATCCACCTTTGGAAAATGCTACAGTTGATGTGAGCTCTAAAGAATTTTATGGTGAGGGATACGATGATAGCGACAAGCGAATTCCAGACATGACCATCATTAACAGACAGCTTG GATGGAACCCAAAAACCTCACTTTGGGACTTGCTTGAATCCACACTGACCTATCAGCACAGGACCTATGCTGAAGCCATTAAGAAAGTCATTGCTAAACCTGTTGCAAGTTAA
- the LOC112771372 gene encoding protein RETICULATA-RELATED 1, chloroplastic translates to MAALSSTFAISNSNDNQTWHHYIHCNKIPSFECNNTLPILRKTLSFRIHCTAPEPLGYSVAPLERTTFDDPPKTEIGGGDGGDGGGRGGGGGGGGDSGGEAGGNDGDEEFGALLNFEAVMKEAESRGVKLPSDMVEAAKTTGIREMFLQRYLDLQGSAWPLSFMMKHCSILRNRMLADPSFLFKVGIEVLIDTCCATYAEYKQRGKDFWAEKELVAADVLVGDVVDIALVTLLAPYARIGKLSVSKGLLGHIQHACAALPSSVFEAQRPGCKFTVMQRVATYFYKGALYGSVGFGCGIIGQGFANMLMNAKRSIRKSEEDIPVPPLLPSAALWGFFLAVSSNTRYQIINGMEQLVEASPLAKKAPVVAMAFTVGVRFGNNIYGGMQFVDWAKRSGIQ, encoded by the exons ATGGCAGCACTTTCTTCAACCTTCGCCATCTCCAACAGCAACGACAACCAAACATGGCACCACTACATTCATTGCAACAAAATCCCTTCTTTCGAATGCAACAACACTCTTCCTATTCTCCGCAAAACCCTCTCTTTCAGGATCCACTGCACTGCCCCTGAGCCTCTCGGTTATTCAGTAGCTCCTTTGGAACGCACCACATTCGATGATCCTCCTAAGACCGAGATTGGCGGAGGTGATGGCGGTGATGGTGGAGGAcgtggcggcggcggcggcggcggtggtGATAGCGGTGGAGAAGCAGGAGGGAACGATGGAGATGAAGAGTTCGGGGCTCTGTTGAATTTCGAAGCGGTTATGAAGGAAGCGGAATCTCGTGGTGTGAAGCTTCCTTCGGATATGGTGGAGGCAGCGAAGACCACCGGCATTCGAGAAATGTTCCTCCAACGTTACTTGGATTTACAG GGTTCGGCTTGGCCACTATCGTTTATGATGAAGCACTGTTCTATTCTGAGAAACCGAATGCTTGCTGATCCTTCTTTTCTATTTAAAGTTGGAATAGAG GTTTTGATAGACACTTGTTGTGCAACCTATGCTGAGTATAAGCAAAGAGGCAAAGACTTTTGGGCTGAGAAAGAGTTGGTTGCTGCCGATGTTCTGGTTGGAGATGTTGTTGACATTGCTTTGGTGACCTTGTTAGCACCCTATGCTCGAATCGGGAAGCTTTCTGTGTCCAAAGGTTTGCTTGGACACATTCAACATGCTTGTGCAGCTCTTCCCAGCAG TGTATTTGAAGCTCAAAGGCCGGGATGTAAATTCACTGTGATGCAGCGCGTTGCCACATACTTCTACAAG GGTGCATTGTACGGATCCGTTGGCTTTGGATGTGGTATTATCGGTCAAGGATTTGCAAATATGCTCATGAATGCTAAAAG GAGCATTAGGAAATCTGAAGAGGACATACCTGTACCCCCACTTCTGCCAAGTGCTGCTCTTTGGG GTTTCTTCCTTGCCGTGTCATCCAACACCCGGTACCAAATCATTAATGGAATGGAGCAGCTTGTTGAAGCCTCTCCTTTGGCAAAGAAGGCCCCGGTCGTTGCAATGGCTTTCACGGTAGGTGTGAGATTTGGCAATAACATCTATGGCGGCATGCAGTTTGTAGATTGGGCCAAACGGAGTGGCATACAATGA
- the LOC112772944 gene encoding putative pentatricopeptide repeat-containing protein At3g47840, with the protein MPSSSPLLLLLLLLPRLPPSAASLLRLWRPQDAVLRSTKGVRGRVWEHNRCASSFSVHPNTPHFVHNMVDLNSKLKQLVKRCQLHKARHVFDKMPYRDEVSWTTIIAGYVNSSDPFEALILFLNLWIQPGLQKDQFMISVALKACALGMNIYFGESLHGFSVKSSLVDSVFVSSSLVDMYMKVGKVEQGCRVFEEMETRNVVSWTSIIAGLVHGGYSIEGLLYFSEMWRSKVGCDSYAFAIALKASADSNSLDCGKAIHTQTIKQGFDESLFVINTLASMYNKCGKPGYVTRLFKKMRMPDVVSWTTLITTYVQTGEEENAVDAFRRMRKSGVSANQYTFAAVISACANLAVKEWGQQIHGHVLRLGLVDALSVSNSLITLYSKCGMLTLASMVFCSMARKDIISWSTIIAVYSQAGYAKEAFDYLSWMRREGPKPNEFALASLLSVSGSMALLEPGKQVHAHVLCIGLDHEAMVHSALISMYSKCGSLKEASKVFDGTKTNDIISWTAMINGYAEHGSSQKAIHLFEKIPSIGLKPDYVTFIGVLTACSHAGLVDQGFHYFMSMTDEYRISPSKEHYGCMIDLLCRAGRLSEAELMIRSMPFRSDDVVWSTLLRACRVHGDVDRGRRTAERILSLDPNSAGTHITLANIYAAKGRWEEVAHIRKLMKSKGVIKEPGWSWINVNDHLHSFVSADQSHPQSEDIITILKLLSSRRGDSLLETCSSEDVED; encoded by the coding sequence atGCCCTCCTCCTCTCcgcttctcctcctccttctgtTGCTCCCCCGCCTTCCTCCCTCCGCAGCCTCTCTCCTCCGATTATGGCGGCCGCAGGATGCCGTTTTGCGTAGCACAAAAGGCGTCCGGGGACGTGTTTGGGAGCATAATCGATGTGCCTCTTCATTTTCCGTCCATCCAAACACGCCCCATTTTGTTCATAATATGGTTGACCTTAACTCCAAACTGAAGCAACTTGTGAAACGTTGTCAACTGCATAAAGCAAGGCacgtgtttgataaaatgccttaCAGAGATGAGGTTTCATGGACCACGATAATAGCTGGTTATGTCAATTCTTCAGACCCGTTTGAAGCGTTGATCTTGTTCTTAAATTTATGGATCCAGCCTGGTCTTCAAAAAGACCAGTTTATGATTAGTGTTGCACTCAAGGCTTGTGCTCTTGGCATGAATATATATTTTGGGGAATCATTGCATGGATTTTCTGTGAAGTCAAGTTTGGTAGACTCGGTATTTGTCAGCAGTTCACTAGTGGACATGTACATGAAAGTAGGCAAAGTAGAGCAAGGTTGCAGAGTCTTCGAAGAAATGGAAACCCGAAACGTGGTATCGTGGACGTCCATTATTGCGGGGCTTGTTCATGGTGGTTATAGTATAGAGGGATTATTGTATTTCTCTGAAATGTGGAGATCAAAAGTGGGTTGTGATTCATATGCATTCGCCATCGCTTTGAAAGCATCTGCTGATTCAAATTCTTTAGATTGTGGGAAAGCTATTCACACACAAACAATAAAACAAGGGTTTGATGAGAGCTTGTTTGTGATTAACACTCTTGCTTCCATGTATAATAAATGTGGAAAACCAGGTTATGTCACGAGATTGTTCAAAAAAATGAGGATGCCAGATGTAGTTTCATGGACAACCCTTATTACAACATATGTGCAGACGGGAGAAGAAGAGAATGCAGTGGATGCATTTAGAAGGATGAGAAAATCAGGGGTTAGTGCCAATCAATACACTTTTGCAGCAGTCATTTCTGCATGTGCGAATCTTGCTGTTAAAGAATGGGGCCAGCAGATACATGGCCATGTATTGCGTCTAGGTCTGGTGGATGCCTTGTCAGTGTCGAATTCCCTCATTACACTTTATTCGAAATGTGGGATGTTAACTTTGGCTTCAATGGTGTTTTGTAGTATGGCtagaaaagatattatttctTGGAGCACTATAATTGCAGTTTATTCTCAAGCAGGTTATGCAAAAGAAGCTTTTGACTATCTATCATGGATGAGAAGGGAAGGGCCAAAACCGAATGAATTTGCTCTTGCTAGCTTGCTTAGTGTGAGTGGAAGCATGGCGCTTCTTGAGCCTGGGAAGCAGGTGCATGCTCATGTCCTATGCATTGGCCTGGATCATGAAGCAATGGTTCATAGTGCACTAATTAGTATGTATTCAAAATGTGGGAGTCTAAAAGAAGCTTCTAAAGTATTTGATGGGACTAAAACTAATGACATTATATCATGGACAGCCATGATCAATGGGTATGCTGAACATGGATCCAGCCAAAAGGCAATTCATTTATTCGAGAAGATTCCTAGTATTGGTTTAAAACCGGACTATGTGACTTTCATTGGGGTTTTGACAGCTTGTAGCCATGCTGGATTGGTTGATCAAGGTTTCCACTACTTTATGTCAATGACTGACGAGTACCGGATCAGTCCTTCAAAAGAGCACTATGGTTGCATGATTGATCTTCTATGCAGAGCAGGAAGATTGAGTGAAGCTGAGCTTATGATACGAAGCATGCCTTTTCGTAGTGATGATGTTGTGTGGTCTACCTTACTTAGAGCATGTAGGGTTCATGGGGACGTTGACAGAGGAAGACGAACAGCAGAAAGAATACTTTCTTTGGATCCGAATAGTGCAGGAACTCACATCACCCTGGCTAACATATATGCTGCCAAGGGGAGATGGGAGGAAGTTGCACACATAAGGAAGCTAATGAAGTCAAAGGGGGTAATAAAAGAGCCAGGTTGGTCTTGGATAAATGTCAATGATCACTTGCATTCATTTGTTTCTGCGGATCAGTCTCATCCGCAGAGCGAAGATATCATAACCATTTTAAAACTACTAAGTTCAAGAAGAGGAGATTCTTTGCTGGAAACATGTTCAAGTGAAGATGTTGAAGATTAG
- the LOC112771719 gene encoding protein RETICULATA-RELATED 1, chloroplastic, whose protein sequence is MAMAALSSPLALSNSHYYNNKNYTFKASSLKQRTTLLPVLHHRDRTFRIRCTSDAGAALLLNFEAVMKECNARGVKLPLDMVDAAKITGIRQLFLHRYFQLQGSNLVMSFLMKHIPMLRTRMLADPSFLFKLGTEVFIDILCTLVAEYLQRRGDFWNEIHLVIGDIVVGIIPLVIVVTNLSPIARFGSYSYDSESLLGGIQHTIASLPGSVFEAERPGCKFTLKQRIATYFIKGALQGIMAFLSALIGQGFLNVIMMNSKRHKPCLKKTAALWGIFAAVSSNTRYQIINGLELLFEASAIGKIPNIAKFFSFIVRFINNIIGGMQFVEWAKWSGVH, encoded by the exons ATGGCAATGGCGGCACTTTCTTCACCCTTGGCTCTCTCCAACTCTCATTACTATAACAACAAGAACTACACCTTCAAAGCCTCTTCTTTGAAACAAAGAACTACATTACTCCCCGTTCTCCATCATCGTGATCGCACTTTCAGGATCCGATGCACCAGCGACGCCGGCGCTGCATTGTTGTTGAATTTCGAAGCGGTTATGAAGGAATGCAATGCTCGTGGTGTCAAGCTTCCTCTGGATATGGTGGACGCCGCCAAGATCACCGGCATTCGCCAACTCTTCCTTCATCGTTACTTCCAACTACAG GGTTCGAATCTGGTAATGTCGTTTCTTATGAAGCACATTCCTATGCTTAGAACCAGAATGTTAGCTGATCCTTCTTTTCTATTTAAACTTGGAACAGAG GTTTTTATAGACATCTTATGTACTTTGGTTGCGGAATATCTCCAAAGACGTGGGGATTTCTGGAATGAGATTCATCTGGTCATTGGTGATATTGTGGTTGGAATTATACCTCTCGTTATTGTGGTGACCAATTTATCACCCATAGCTAGATTTGGAAGCTATTCTTATGACTCCGAAAGTTTGCTTGGAGGCATTCAGCATACTATTGCATCTCTTCCTGGCAG TGTATTCGAAGCTGAAAGACCAGGATGTAAATTCACTCTGAAGCAGCGCATTGCCACATACTTCATCAAG GGTGCATTGCAAGGAATCATGGCCTTTTTAAGTGCTCTTATTGGTCAAGGATTTTTAAATGTTATAATGATGAATTCCAAAAG ACATAAGCCCTGTCTCAAGAAAACTGCTGCTCTTTGGG GGATCTTTGCAGCTGTGTCATCTAACACTCGTTATCAAATCATTAATGGATTGGAACTCCTTTTTGAAGCATCTGCTATTGGAAAAATCCCAAACATTGCAAAGTTCTTCTCTTTCATTGTGAGATTTATTAACAACATCATTGGTGGTATGCAGTTTGTAGAATGGGCTAAATGGAGTGGTGTACATTGA
- the LOC112772507 gene encoding BTB/POZ domain-containing protein At3g44820, protein MAPAGKLSGFQREGDEWFCNAGLPSDIAVSIDGVTFHLHKFPLISKCGKIARANEESLNKNGKTMNMVLEEFPGGPDTFLIVAKFCYGLRVELSARNVVLVYCAADYLEMTDEFGEDNLLPKSECFFHKNILRNWKDCILALQNSELALVRAEKLHLVSKCMNALSMMVCTDPSLFGWPMMMYGSFQSPGGSILWNGINTGARIRSSESDWWFEDISYLSVSLFERLINTMRARGIRPENLAGAIMYYSRKYLPGLGRWRAGQGGKTRSVASFSLTPATVDQKALLESIEKLLPEKKGRSFCQFLLGLLRVALILNVDQACIDSLERRIGMQLELATLDNLLIPTYSDSDTLYNTDCIDRIVHHFVSKESNLTGFSPSSTDLQESPSESLRKVAKLIDSYLAEIASDVNLKPGKIRTLVEALPQPSRSLHDGLYRALDIYFKAHPWLSDKDKEELCNIIDYQKLSIHACAHASQNDRLPLRVVLQVLFFEQLHLRTALAGCLNTLDGENHETAPAACVPAIALGEMAGEIVQRDGWVTVARENQVLKVDMDKMSSRVGALEEEFSKIKHEMKTTAKPRNSLSSPRFISRKLGCKLIPRLSDAQPESLNRCRSTPRASTEKARLSHRSRHAESVS, encoded by the exons ATGGCTCCAGCTGGGAAGCTTTCTGGGTTTCAAAGAGAAGGCGATGAATG GTTCTGCAATGCTGGACTTCCAAGTGATATTGCTGTTTCAATCGATGGAGTCACTTTCCATCTCCATAAG TTTCCTCTTATATCGAAATGTGGCAAAATTGCTCGAGCGAATGAAGAGTCCCTGAACAAGAATGGGAAGACTATGAACATGGTGCTGGAAGAATTTCCTGGTGGTCCTGACACTTTCTTAATTGTAGCTAAATTCTGTTATGGCCTCCGTGTAGAACTGTCGGCCAGAAATGTAGTATTGGTTTATTGTGCTGCAGACTATCTTGAAATGACAGATGAATTCGGAGAAGATAACCTGTTGCCGAAATCAGAGTGTTTTTTCCATAAAAACATACTTCGCAACTGGAAAGATTGTATTTTGGCTCTTCAAAATTCCGAGCTTGCTCTAGTCAGGGCTGAAAAGCTTCACCTAGTGAGTAAGTGTATGAATGCTCTATCTATGATGGTATGTACAGATCCGAGTTTGTTTGGTTGGCCTATGATGATGTATGGGAGTTTTCAGAGCCCCGGCGGAAGCATTCTGTGGAATGGTATAAATACTGGTGCTAGGATTCGGAGCTCGGAATCTGATTGGTGGTTTGAAGACATCTCTTATCTCAGTGTGAGTTTGTTTGAGAGGCTTATTAACACAATGCGGGCAAGAGGTATTAGGCCTGAAAACCTGGCAGGTGCCATAATGTACTATTCTAGAAAGTACTTGCCAGGGCTGGGCCGGTGGCGTGCCGGACAAGGTGGGAAAACTAGAAGCGTTGCGAGTTTTAGCTTGACACCTGCTACTGTTGATCAGAAGGCTTTGTTGGAAAGCATTGAGAAACTTCTTCCTGAAAAGAAGGGAAGATCCTTTTGTCAATTCCTACTGGGGCTTCTTCGCGTGGCTTTGATATTGAATGTTGATCAAGCATGCATAGATTCTTTAGAGAGGAGAATAGGGATGCAATTGGAACTGGCAACACTAGATAATCTTCTTATTCCTACGTACTCAGATTCTGATACATTATATAATACAGATTGTATTGATCGAATTGTCCACCATTTTGTGTCTAAAGAATCAAATTTAACTGGTTTTTCACCTTCATCAACTGACCTACAAGAATCACCATCTGAATCGTTGAGGAAAGTTGCAAAGTTGATAGATAGCTATCTTGCAGAAATTGCTTCTGATGTTAACTTAAAACCTGGAAAGATACGCACTCTCGTAGAGGCCCTCCCCCAGCCATCAAGATCATTACATGATGGACTATACAGGGCACTCGACATTTATTTCAAG GCGCATCCTTGGCTATCCGATAAAGATAAGGAAGAACTATGCAACATCATTGACTACCAGAAACTCTCGATCCATGCTTGTGCTCATGCATCCCAAAATGATAGGTTACCCCTCAGAGTTGTTCTTCAAGTGTTGTTCTTTGAACAGCTACATTTGCGAACGGCATTAGCTGGATGTCTCAATACATTAGATGGTGAAAATCATGAAACTGCTCCGGCAGCTTGTGTTCCTGCAATTGCATTGGGAGAAATGGCAGGTGAAATAGTACAGAGGGATGGATGGGTGACTGTAGCGCGCGAAAACCAGGTTCTAAAGGTGGATATGGATAAGATGAGTTCTAGAGTTGGAGCGCTTGAAGAAGAATTCAGCAAAATAAAGCATGAAATGAAAACCACAGCAAAACCTCGCAATTCGCTTAGTTCTCCGCGATTCATTTCAAGAAAGCTTGGGTGTAAGCTTATTCCAAGACTCTCGGATGCTCAACCAGAATCCCTTAACCGGTGTAGATCCACTCCAAGAGCATCAACTGAAAAGGCACGTCTGTCTCATAGGTCGAGACATGCAGAAAGTGTTTCTTGA